In Nerophis lumbriciformis linkage group LG04, RoL_Nlum_v2.1, whole genome shotgun sequence, a single window of DNA contains:
- the pnrc2 gene encoding proline-rich nuclear receptor coactivator 2, which yields MGGGGGERINIPGPHHERPKKKNHQLGRAKPRSPSGAVAAASATGGAGVLHRRSDKGAVYHRSPEADKGAAARFAVYEQNWEGAVSHLNTLLIAQGSPSYAGPKFSEPPSPSVLPKPPSHWVSFPIRGCDHREMMAFQLKSLLKVQA from the coding sequence ATGGGTGGTGGAGGCGGAGAGAGAATCAACATTCCAGGCCCTCACCACGAACGCCCCAAGAAGAAGAACCATCAGTTGGGCCGGGCCAAGCCGAGAAGCCCGAGCGGCGCCGTGGCGGCCGCGTCCGCCACAGGGGGCGCCGGCGTCCTCCACCGCAGGAGCGACAAGGGCGCCGTCTACCACAGGTCCCCGGAGGCCGACAAGGGCGCGGCCGCCCGATTCGCCGTGTACGAGCAGAACTGGGAGGGGGCCGTGTCCCACCTGAACACGCTCCTGATCGCCCAAGGCAGTCCCAGCTACGCCGGGCCCAAGTTCAGCGAGCCGCCCTCGCCCAGCGTCTTGCCCAAGCCCCCCAGTCACTGGGTGTCCTTCCCCATCAGGGGGTGTGACCACCGGGAGATGATGGCCTTCCAGCTCAAAAGCCTTTTAAAGGTGCAGGCCTGA